TTCCGATCTTCCGGGCTACACCGAGTTCATCGAATACCTTAATCGAAGGGGCCAGAGCACAACTCGGCGGGACTTTCTTCAGGGACATCCCGCTCGGCATGAATGAGAGTAAGCGGATCCGTGCAGTTGGCTTACTTCTTGAGCATGCGCAATCGGCTTTTCCCGACGACGCTGCATCTGTTCGAGCTCTTTAGCCGGTGCAACGGCCGCTCCAAATGCAGAAATCCCAGTCGAGTTGTGGGGAGAGGCTGAATCGATACCCTGGACGACATCGATGGTGCAATCATACTAGGCGAATTTAGGCAAATGTGAAAAGTACGTTTCACAATAGACGGTGGCCTCCAGATTGGAAGCAACCCCCTCGCCACCCCCCGATTACGACTCCTGGCGGCCTATAAATTCCGGGAGAGTGAAAACCTTCTTTTTTCGCTCTTCCTCCGCTTGACGATACAACTCCGCATCCCCCCGAGCCTTGGCCCGAATGCTTTCCCGCTGGGCTCGCCAGTCCATACTTTCTTGCACAACGTGCCCTTCGATTCGCGAAACAATTGGTGCTGCTTGAGAATCAGCCGCAAGAGAGACAGGGAGGGGGAGTGAGGTTCTCGCTTCTACTTTTTCCGAGCTGCGCGCGAATAGCAAGTGAGTCATTCTCGTGAATTGGGTATATCGGCCGCGATACCCGCAGTTGACCAGTTCCATCCAGATTTCCTTCCACGTCAGGCCTAGTGCGCGCACAGCCGACAACTGAGGTGCCAACCCCTTGAGGGGACGAGCGCTGGTCCACTGTGCTCCGCTCCGGCTACGGTGGCAAACGAGATAAGTATGTTTTTCTAAGTTTAAGTATGCCAAAGTCTGATTATGTCTGCTCAAGTCTGATTATGTCTTAATGGCTACTTTTCGCGGCTTCTTGCCGCGGCGAGGTAGGGCTCTTTGAGCCTTCGTCTTTAAGGATAGAGAGGTAGTGTTAAGGATAGAGAGGTAGTGGAACATAAAGCCGCTGCCGCTCAAATTGTCTTTATCCTCTCCATCCTTCGCTTTCTGAAGTACTTGTATGCGCCGCTAGCGCCGAGTTCTGACGATCCTCGTGCCGCTCACTTGAAAAGTACTATGTACAACGCTTACAGTCTTGTCATGGCGAAAAACAACCAACCATAGTGGTCTGCGCTATGCTCCGTATCTCTGGTCGAGATCCTCGCCAGCGTGTAAAAAGTGGAACAAAAGCTGAGACGAGTAAAAGCGCCAACAGAACCGGTCGCGCGTCGTATGGTTGACGCCAGCAAGGTTGTCCCGAATCACGCGAAATCCTGATCCGCATCTTTCGAGAACGATGACCGCCGAGAGTACCGTCTTTCGTCAAGAGCAGCGCGAAATCACCAAAGGCGACCGCGTCCAGTTCACCCGCACGGACGCCGAGTTGGCATCCGCAGAGGCGAACTGGGGACGGCGGTTACGGCGATCGACCCGAGCAATCTCGAAGTACGGCTCGACAAAGGTTCGCTCGCGAAGCTCACCGCCGACCAGGCCCGCCACATCGAACATGGCTACGCAATCGAGAGCGTTAAGGCCGGAGCTCCGGAGCGAGTACTCTTCACTCACGACACCGCGCCGGGCGACCGGGAGATCGCCGTGCTCTCCCGAAAAGGCCGCGAGGTCAATCTCTACATCTCCGATAGCCCAGCGGTCAGGAACCAGGAAACCCAAGTCCGGGAATCACCAAGACACCCCCAGCCCGCATAAGGTCGGCTTGGGTTCGCATACTGCGGATTAGCAGAGCAGCGATGAACAGATCGGAAAAGGCACTTTGCTCATGCAGAACGCGGATCATCTCCTCTCTTTCCACCTCGAGTGCGATACACGCGGTGACAGCTGTCGCGGTCGCCGGATGCGGCCCGGCGACCGCCGCAATGCACGCGTCTCCGATGAAGTCGCCAGCCGTAAAAATGGTGATTGTGGCTTCTTTTCCTGCTGCGGAAACAACCGTGAGCTTGGCCCGGCCCTGCTGAAGGTAAAAGATCGAATCGCAGCGGCTTCCCTGCGAAAACAAGACATGGCCTTCCATGAATCGCACAATCTTGCGGCCGACTCCGGCAGTGGCAAGGTAGGCTTCGGGGTCAAATGCAGTTTGGGCCGGATTCTTCATGAATCCCTTCCACACCCTCTCTCACGGTGTACCTCGCAAGCTTAGACTATGTCGGGTAGGAAACAAAGCTCTTACGGCCGCTAAACTAAGGAAGGTACAGTAGTCCTGGTCTCTAGTTCATGCCTCACTTTGGGTTGTTGATGGGGATCACAGTCGCCAGGTTGGTCCGGGAAGTGCTGTCGCGCATGAGGCGTTCAGACGTAAGCTTTGGCTCTTCTACGTGCCGGAACCTCGAAGACCTGGGGCATGGTTGCGCTTGAGTACGGCGAGAAGACCCGGCCAGCAATCGGCCCAGTTACCTAGAGAAGCTGGCCCCTCCCGTCGGGTTGCGGCGCAACGCCGCTTACCCAATAGGGTTAAAAGGCCCTAATCACATCAATTAAACCGCCAAACCGGCAAAACACATGCAGACCCGAAGCGATCACTGCGCATCACAAGTGGGCAATTCGAGGCTCCACGTGAGTTTTGGATTGAACCCGGAGGTTCGAAATGCGCTCCCATTTTGGCGCCGCCACGGCGCTTTGCCTGTCGGCTGTCTGCCTAGGACTACTCTCCTGTAGCGGCTCTTCCCATCCCACAACTCCACCTCCGGTTACACCTGCAACTCCCGATTTTTCCTTGGCCGCCACGCCGGCAACGGTGACGTTGACCTCTGGCGCAACGGGGACGGCGATTAGTGTCGCCGCCGCTGCGCTGAACGGCTTCACCGGGCCAGTGGCGGTAACCGCTTCGGGACTTCCTGCGGGCGTGACATTCACGCCTGCGACAGTGAGCTTGACTCCCGGTGCGGCCCAGACCATGACGCTCACGGCAGCCTCGACCGCAGGGGCCGGCGCAGCGACCATTACCTTGACCGGCACATCGGGGACGCTCAGCCATACTGCAGCAATCGCCCTCACTGTCGCGGCGCCCCCGCCGGACTTCGCGCTCACCGTCTCGCCGGCTACGCTGAGCCTGACTGCTGGAGGCGCAGGCGCCCAGGTGAGCGTTCTGGCTACTCCTGCGAACTCATTCACCGGCGCGGTCACTGTGGCCATAACGGGCCTGCCAACCGGTGTAACGGCCAATCCTGCATCGTTGACTCTTACCCCGGGAACCGCACAGAGTGTCACGCTGACGGCCGCCGCTGCGACTGCCGCGGGCGCTGCGACCGTCACCTTCACTGGCACCTCCGGCACTCTAAGCCACCCCGCCACCCTAGCCCTGACCGTACAGGCCGCCGTTCTGACAAATGCTCCGGACGTTCCGACCTATCACTATGACAATGCTCGCGATGGATTGAATGCCAGCGAGACCATCCTCAACCTGACCAACGTGAACGCAACCCAGTTCGGCAAAATCGGCTTTGACACGGTAGATGGCAAGGTTGACGCAGAGCCGCTCTACATCGCCAACATTACGGTTGGTGGCGCGCTGAGGAACGTTCTCTACGTCGCCACTGAGCACGACAGCGTCTACGCCTTCGACGCCGATACCGGGGCGCAGCTTTGGATGACTTCAATCCTGGGTAATGGCGAGACGACCAGCGATGACCACGGCTGCGACCAGATCACCCCGGAGATCGGTATTACCTCAACTCCAGTGATCGATCGTAAACAGGGACCGAACGGCACCTTGTTCACCGTTGGCATGACCAAGGACGCTAGTGGCGCATATCACCACCGGCTGCATGCTCTCGATTTGACCACCGGGACAGAGATTAGCGGGAGTCCTACCGAGATTACCGGCACTTACCCCGGCACCGGCGCCAACTCTCAGGGCGGCAATGTGGTCTTCGATCCTGCGCAATATGCCGAGCGGGCGGCGCTCTTGCTGCTCAATGGAAATATTTACCTGGCATGGACCTCGCATTGCGACGTTCAGCCTTACACCGGTTGGATCATGGGATACAGCGAATCGACCCTCCAACAAACTCAGATCCTGAATGTCACCCCGAACGGATCGGAAGGCTCCATCTGGATGAGTGGAGACGGATTGGCCGCCGATAGCAGCGGCAATATCTACTTCCTCGACGCCAACGGCACCTTCGACACTACCTTGACCAGCGGCGGCCTCCCGTCCGGCGGCGACTATGGCAACGCCATCATCAAGCTATCTACCTCGGGAACGCTTGCAGTTACCGACTACTTCAATGAATACAACACGGTGATGGAGAGCGGTGCAGACACGGATCTGGGTTCAGGCGGCGAGATCCTTTTGCCCGATCTGACCGACGCCACCGGAACTGTTCACCACCTGATCGTCGGGGCCGGCAAGGACATGAATATCTACCTCGCCGACCGCGACAATATGGGCAAATACAACAGCACTGGCGACAGCAACATCTATCAACAGGTTAGTGGTCAACTCACCGGTAAGGTCTTCTCAACCCCGGCATACTTCAACAACACAATCTATTACGCGGCGATAGCAGACACCTTGAAAGCATTCCCGCTGACGAACGCGCAACTAGCGGCCGCTCCTTCGAGTCAATCTCCTACCCCGTTCCCCTACCCTGGCGCGACACCCGGAATTTCGGCGAACGGCACAACCAACGGCATTGTATGGGCCCTCGAATCGACTCTCACTTCTCCCGGGGTACTGCATGCCTATGATGCCACCAACCTGACGAGTGAGCTCTACAACAGCAATCAGGCTTCCGGTGGCCGTGACGCGTTTGGGGACGGTAATAAATTCGTCACTCCTCTGATCGTGAATGGCAAGGTCTACGTCGGCACGCAAACCGGGGTTGCGGTCTTTGGATTGATCCCGAGTAGCTAAGTATCACGCTGAAATACGCCAGAGTTGAATTGAATGCTTGAGCTAACGTCGGTGCAAGCTGCCAACAGCAGATGAGGGCGGAGCCTCTACATCATTCGCAAAGCTTAAGTTGGGCGATCTTGAGAATATTGCTTTTGGGTCACGAAGTCTTTCAAATTCTCGATTAGGGACCTTAAGAATGAAACACTCTCAACGGAACGCCACCTATACGTTGAGCTACAGGCTGGTTTGGTTAATCCCCAATTCCAGTAGCATAGGCAGCGGCAGATTTCGATGCGTCAGCCGGCAGTGCCTGTAATTGAACTCTGTAAATTTAGTAAAAGTACGAAGCTGTCTGCTTGCTGGCGATCAACGATCACTATGCCATTACCAAACTGCGCTCGCCAGCTCGCTCGACCAAATCGGGCCGCCCTCATAAAGCGGCCCATCGACCCGGATGACGGTGGGAACCACTCCGCGTGTCACCCAAACATGGAAGTCTGGTGGCTGTTGTCCAATCATGGGAGCGACAGCTCCGGTGACACCGCCCAGCTTAACCTTAATCACGTACTTCGTCGTTGTCTGAAAGAGGGTGCCAACCCTAAATTTATCTTCGCCTTCTGTTGAGATGGTTAGCTTCACGATTCTCGGTTTTGATGAGATGGCCAAGTAAGGCATCTCAACTTCCTGAGTGTTAGGCGGCAGGTTCCTCATCGAGGTAAGAACAAGACCATTCGACAAATCGTTGGGTAGATCCATGTGCTTTGTCTCCGCAGGTTTGCTCCCCTCCTGGATGATGACCTGCTGCGCCGTGGCATCGATCGTAGCGGTGTAAGGATGGGGAAACGACGGACCTTTTTTTGTGTGCCGATCCTGCACGAGGCGGAAGCTCCCGTCTTGCAGAAAAACCGTCGTCTCGTCATCAACCGATCCATCTCTGAAGTGGTAGACAATTCGTGAGGTAATCCGCTTCCCCCTAACTGTTTGAGTCAGTTCCCCAGAGGCGATAATTGTCCTTTTCACATCGCGTAAAACCAGGTACCCGTGAGAAAAACCCTCCGGAATTCGAACACTTATACTGTGTCCGCTAAGCCGGGTTGGATAAGCCAGCATCACGAACACGATGATCCGGGCTGAAGTCCGCCAAAGTGGACCTGGAATGAGCATTCCTTCCATGACATCTCCGCTGTTTGGGGCACTACCAGAAGGATCTCCACTAAGGATCCGCTTTGTTGTCTCACCATTTCGTTGCAGACTGGTACTATCGGTTAACTGCTTAGGCCGTGGTGTGATAATCCGCCCAGGCCCTGCTGCAGCTTGGCCGCAGCCTCTTTGGCAGAGACCATCTTTGACGGATCCCCGCTTCTCGATGCCAGGAGCCAGGCCGCGGCTCCGGCGAACAAGCTAACAAATAAAAAACGATTCATTCTGCTGTGGCCCCCTATATGCCTCAGTTGGTCTGGCTGATCATAATTCGACAGCCATCATGGCGGCACTCTTGATTAGCAAGATGCCCTGTGTAGAAGGATGCAAAAGGCCACAGACAGGTTTAAACAAACTTGCTTGAATCTGGAGGTCATGCCTCAAATTACACTGGCTCTGAGTCATGCATTGTGCGTTGCGAGATGCTGGCGAAGCGTTGACCTGTAAGGGCAGCCATTGAGCCTCGAAAGCTTTAAAATTAGTTCAAGGTGCCGACGCCGCTAGGTCAAGGCTTGCTCGGGCGAACTCGGATCCGGCGAGAAGAGAGGGGCCGTGACCTTAGTCATGATGAGACCCAACGAGCATCAGAGTGTACAAAGGGGAATGTATGTCTTGTGAGCGCTATCGCCAGCTAGGTTCGTCTCTACGTAGTTCTCAAGAACGGTTTATACAGCTTGCCTACCAGGAGGACCTTTCCGCCTCTAGTGGCACCTCCGACGCCAAACGACGCGAAACCCGTGCGGAACTGAACAACGTTGGATCACTCTCGGAAGATAGGCGAAGACATCGGTAGATGTGTCTTATATGTCAGTCCGAGATAGCCTCTTGAGGACCATGGTGCTCACCTCATGGCTTATTGCTGACTGGGTGAAACAAGCACTGTTGACAATGTCGTTTATCGTTGCTATTGGCGCAATCCTCTACGTAACAGAAAGAATGAAGGTATGGTCGCTCCTCCATCCGAAAGAGAATCGGTCCCAGCTGGAGGCTGAGGCTCGGGAGGAGATCGCTGAGAGCAGCCAGAAACAACGTAGCTCCGTAGCCGAAAATTAAAGTTTCCCGATTCAGTCTGCAGTCACATTGAGAGATGCCAGGAACAGAGGGGCGCTGCGATGTGCGTACGTAGAAAGATGCAGAAGCGATTCGCTTAGATCTAAACGAACTTACTTAAGATTTGTGAGGCCATACCGCCAAACCCACTCTGTGGAGGGGAACTCTGTCCTCCTTGAGTGAAGTGAGCGATCACCATAGGAAGCACTGTAGCCATTGCAACTTGAGCAACCTGGGGCGAAACTCCGGCTTTTTCAGCGACGCGCTCGACCAGCCCTGTACCTCCTAGTCCTTGTTGCACCTGTTCCGGGGTTGCCGTTTGCTGTTGTCCAGTGGCCCAGCCCTGAACGTGATCTCCCATTCCATTTTGCTTAAAACTGTCTAGAACTCCTGCTAACCCGCCGGGATGCTCGTCGAGCGCCCGCATCAATCCGCCCGCGACCTTAGACCGTGTTCCGCCGTCCGTGGCCACCTGTCCGGCCATACCTTCGATTGAATCGAGAAGTCCCATTTGTTCCTCCTTGGTTGTACGATGCCAAAATTGGGCTACCGCATCTTCACTCAATTCTTAAAGCCAAATTCACGTTATGATTTCGATCTACGAGACGAGCTGGTTAGCGCACGACCTAAGAGGGAGAAAATGAAACAACCCAGAACATTGATTGCCGGTTTAGCCGTGCTTTGTATGAGCTTTTTTGCACTTGCCCAAGCCCCGACAGGAGCCCCGACTGGAGCCACGGGACAATGCAATGACGGAACCTATTCGACGCAAGCTTCCAAACGCGGCGCGTGCAGAGGGCATCAGGGAGTTAAACAGTGGTTCGCCGCTGATACTGTGGCGTCCCAAAAGAGTGCGACAACGCAGACAAATGCAACGCCAACATCGACTGGAACCCCGACCTCCACCTCATCGGCTCCTCCTCCTCAGGCGGCTTCCGCTCAGACCACCCCTCCCAAAACAAAATCGGCACCAGTCGCCACGCCTGCTCCTGGCGGGGGTCCAGGCATGGTATGGCTCAACTCGAGTACTCATGTGTATCACTGCTCTGGAGACCCTTATTACGGAAAGACGAAAAGCGGCAAATACGAGAGTGAAGCAGACGCCAAGGCTGCTGGTGCCCGTCCTTCTCACGGCAAGCCCTGTAGCTGACGCAGGGACCTTCACACTCACTCTTCAAGCGTACCTTCGGACACAACTGGCTGCCGGGTAGTTACTCCGGCGCAATCAAGTTCGACCAGGCGTACCTTACATTTGTCTATCAGTTGGGCCTGCCGAGTATCGGATAGCTTTCCGCCCAATACTGCCTTCAAGTTGGCCGAGTGGCTGGCGCTCAGTTTCGTTGTGGGTGATCCAGTTGCCCAGCGTCTGCTTCACCACGACACTTAACTATGAGGTAAATCTTTTGCTTCCCGAGCGGGGGATGCCGTTGCCTTGGTTCTCACAACCTTCGCTCTGCTGACAGCGACTAATTTGTGTTCGATCCGTTCCCTGAGAAGACTTAAGTTGTCTTCCACCCAACGAAGTTCCACCCACAAGCTGTCGCGCACTTCCGGCTCCTCGACTTTAGGAATAAAGGGCCGTATCCGCTGGCAGACCCTTTCAAGAACTCGGACTTCAGACTGGGCAAGGATCGGATGTCCGCGGTCTAGCTGAAGTCCACCAAATTCCAGCGCTGTCGAGCAGACCTTTAGGCCGGCCTCTATGAAGCCACGCATGACCTCTTGAGTTTGCGTGTGACACTCGGAAAACTGGGCTGCGGAATCCGTGTCAAGGTCAAACTTTGTTGCTGTTCGCTCGCTCGCCTCACCAAAGTCTCTTTGCGCCCTGTGTTGCTGATCTGCCAGAGGATTGAGAACTCTACTGTTCATTCGAACGCTCCGCGATTGCGATACCAATAGATCAATCTATGTAAAGGGATCAATTTCCTGTTTACTTTTACATTCTGAACGCGCTCAAAGTTGGTCAATTTTGACCGCATTCGTTTAGGTTGAGACGAGAATCGCGGCAGCCCTTGTTGAGCAGCTCCCCGATCTTTCTTAACAGTTCCTCAGGGCCGGTGAAATCAGATGTTCGAAGGACTCCGGTGGTTTCGGCTGCGGCCCGACAAATTGCGCCTAGTTCGTCCTCACTCCCCATCATAGAGAGAACGATGAGGTCGAAAACCTCTGATCGGATTCGATCAAGGGCGTCGTGAGCCATGGCCACGCTAGGTTCATACCCTGCCC
This portion of the Acidisarcina polymorpha genome encodes:
- a CDS encoding Crp/Fnr family transcriptional regulator gives rise to the protein MKNPAQTAFDPEAYLATAGVGRKIVRFMEGHVLFSQGSRCDSIFYLQQGRAKLTVVSAAGKEATITIFTAGDFIGDACIAAVAGPHPATATAVTACIALEVEREEMIRVLHEQSAFSDLFIAALLIRSMRTQADLMRAGGVLVIPGLGFPGS
- a CDS encoding YidB family protein; the encoded protein is MGLLDSIEGMAGQVATDGGTRSKVAGGLMRALDEHPGGLAGVLDSFKQNGMGDHVQGWATGQQQTATPEQVQQGLGGTGLVERVAEKAGVSPQVAQVAMATVLPMVIAHFTQGGQSSPPQSGFGGMASQILSKFV
- a CDS encoding DUF3761 domain-containing protein, whose translation is MKQPRTLIAGLAVLCMSFFALAQAPTGAPTGATGQCNDGTYSTQASKRGACRGHQGVKQWFAADTVASQKSATTQTNATPTSTGTPTSTSSAPPPQAASAQTTPPKTKSAPVATPAPGGGPGMVWLNSSTHVYHCSGDPYYGKTKSGKYESEADAKAAGARPSHGKPCS